The following coding sequences are from one Rathayibacter sp. SW19 window:
- the prfB gene encoding peptide chain release factor 2 yields MIELDFTAQIADLRSTFADIRAVVDVDGLRAEIERLSSEAGVPDLWDDTEHAQKVTSDLSHRQTELARIDGIQRRLDDLDVLIEMATDGAGDQESADEARAELAALQMVMDDLEVQTLLNGDYDQRPAVVTIRAGAGGVDAADFADMLLRMYLRWAEQHKYSATVLDTSYAEEAGIKSATFEVDAPFAFGTLSVEAGTHRLVRMSPFNSAGKRQTSFAAVEVIPLMEETEAIDIPESDIRVDVFRSSGPGGQSVNTTDSAVRITHIPTGTVVSMQNEKSQIQNRAAAMRVLQSRLLILQREQEAATKKELAGTITASWGDQMRSYVLAPYQMVKDLRTDYEVNNPQNVFDGDLDGFIAAGIRWRKQDQRK; encoded by the coding sequence ATGATTGAACTGGACTTCACCGCGCAGATTGCGGATTTGCGCTCGACTTTCGCCGACATCCGGGCGGTCGTCGATGTCGATGGATTGCGCGCCGAAATCGAACGGCTGAGCAGCGAGGCGGGCGTGCCCGACCTGTGGGACGACACCGAGCACGCCCAGAAGGTGACGAGTGATCTCAGCCACCGGCAGACCGAATTGGCGCGCATCGACGGCATTCAACGACGCCTCGACGATCTCGATGTTCTGATCGAAATGGCGACGGACGGCGCGGGGGATCAGGAGTCCGCAGATGAGGCGCGCGCCGAACTCGCCGCGCTTCAGATGGTGATGGACGACCTCGAGGTACAAACCCTGCTGAACGGCGACTACGACCAGCGCCCGGCAGTTGTCACCATTCGCGCCGGGGCGGGCGGGGTGGATGCCGCGGACTTCGCCGACATGCTGCTGCGGATGTACCTGCGCTGGGCTGAGCAGCACAAGTATTCTGCAACCGTGCTCGACACCAGTTATGCGGAAGAGGCCGGCATCAAATCCGCGACCTTCGAAGTGGATGCCCCGTTCGCGTTCGGAACCCTCTCCGTGGAGGCCGGTACACACCGGCTGGTGCGGATGAGCCCGTTCAATTCGGCTGGAAAGCGGCAGACGAGTTTCGCGGCGGTCGAGGTCATTCCGCTGATGGAGGAGACGGAGGCGATCGATATTCCCGAGTCCGATATCCGGGTCGACGTCTTCCGGTCGTCCGGGCCAGGCGGCCAGTCGGTCAACACGACAGACTCGGCAGTTCGGATCACTCACATTCCGACGGGCACCGTCGTGTCGATGCAGAACGAGAAGAGCCAGATCCAGAACCGCGCGGCCGCGATGCGGGTTCTGCAGTCTCGACTGCTCATTCTGCAGCGTGAGCAGGAAGCCGCCACCAAGAAGGAACTGGCCGGCACGATCACTGCGAGCTGGGGCGATCAGATGCGCAGCTATGTGCTCGCGCCGTACCAGATGGTCAAGGACCTGCGCACCGACTACGAGGTCAACAACCCGCAGAACGTGTTCGACGGCGACCTCGATGGATTCATCGCTGCGGGCATCCGCTGGCGCAAGCAGGACCAGCGTAAGTAG
- a CDS encoding MFS transporter codes for MTSSDELPFSIREVALAAFLPTLLFSVGEGAIIPIIPILAHNLGAGLALAGFIGGMIMVGEVLGDVPSGWIVGRFGERNSMVGAAMICIVGLVICLASPTVLALTIGVFLIGLATAVFALARHAFMTTYVPLKYRARALSTLGGLFRGGWFIGPIISAGVIAWTGDTHMVFWVHIVACAASAVVLMVVPDPTVTVAKMRGIAAPGRVDAQERTVGLFRTIWSNRGVLVRMGTGAALIGAIRSSRTIILPLYAVSIGLTDTTAALIIGLAGGVDFALFYVSGQVMDRFGRMWTAMPSMLGLALAHFALAFVTDEPWFIAVALFMALANGIGSGILMTLGADLAPPGNPAPFLGAWRFTGDAGQAAAPLWVAGVTAVVSLAAASISIGVLGLVGAGVLARYIPRYVPRRPRPSA; via the coding sequence GTGACTTCCTCCGATGAGCTGCCGTTCAGCATCCGCGAGGTTGCACTGGCCGCCTTTCTGCCAACGTTGCTCTTCTCGGTCGGTGAGGGTGCGATCATTCCGATCATTCCGATCCTCGCGCACAACCTCGGGGCAGGGCTTGCCCTGGCCGGGTTCATCGGCGGCATGATCATGGTCGGCGAGGTGCTCGGCGATGTGCCGAGCGGGTGGATAGTCGGGCGATTCGGTGAGCGCAACTCGATGGTCGGCGCCGCGATGATCTGCATCGTCGGCCTCGTGATCTGCCTTGCGTCCCCGACGGTGCTGGCCCTGACGATCGGTGTGTTTCTGATCGGCCTTGCAACCGCGGTGTTCGCGCTGGCACGGCACGCGTTCATGACGACGTACGTGCCGCTGAAGTACCGCGCGCGGGCGCTCTCGACACTCGGCGGGCTCTTCCGCGGTGGCTGGTTCATCGGGCCGATCATCAGCGCGGGCGTCATTGCGTGGACGGGCGACACGCACATGGTCTTCTGGGTGCACATCGTCGCGTGCGCCGCCTCGGCCGTCGTGCTGATGGTCGTGCCGGACCCGACCGTGACGGTCGCCAAAATGCGCGGGATCGCCGCCCCGGGGCGGGTCGACGCCCAGGAACGCACCGTCGGCCTGTTCCGCACGATCTGGTCGAATCGAGGCGTACTGGTGCGCATGGGCACGGGTGCCGCGCTGATCGGGGCGATTCGATCGTCGCGCACGATCATCTTGCCGCTGTATGCCGTATCGATAGGACTCACTGATACGACCGCCGCACTGATCATCGGGCTGGCCGGCGGTGTCGACTTCGCACTGTTCTACGTATCGGGCCAGGTCATGGACCGTTTCGGCCGCATGTGGACGGCAATGCCCTCGATGCTCGGACTCGCCCTCGCTCATTTCGCGCTGGCATTCGTGACGGACGAGCCGTGGTTCATCGCCGTCGCACTGTTCATGGCGCTTGCCAACGGCATCGGCAGCGGAATCCTGATGACACTCGGGGCCGACCTCGCACCGCCGGGCAACCCTGCCCCGTTCTTGGGCGCCTGGCGATTCACCGGCGACGCCGGCCAAGCCGCCGCGCCGCTGTGGGTCGCCGGTGTCACCGCAGTTGTGTCACTGGCTGCGGCAAGCATCAGCATCGGCGTGCTCGGCCTGGTCGGTGCGGGTGTGCTGGCACGCTACATCCCGCGGTACGTGCCGCGGCGTCCGAGGCCTAGCGCATGA
- a CDS encoding pilus assembly protein TadG-related protein produces MRRLRDEEGSILPLTMFYGVLCLVLILLVVAATSLYLERKRLFTLADGAALAGAESFSLEEIATAGGLPQLSLNDVAVRSAAQDYLSHRAAQFSPGATQPFDALALVEAHSADGRSATVRLAATWHPPVVSLLVPDGIRLEVTSVARSVFW; encoded by the coding sequence ATGAGGCGGCTGCGTGACGAAGAGGGGTCGATCCTGCCGTTGACGATGTTCTACGGCGTGCTCTGCCTCGTGTTGATTCTGCTTGTCGTAGCGGCGACCTCCCTCTACCTGGAACGCAAACGGTTGTTCACGCTGGCAGACGGCGCAGCGCTTGCCGGTGCCGAATCGTTCTCCCTCGAGGAGATTGCGACCGCGGGCGGGCTCCCACAGCTGTCGTTGAATGACGTCGCGGTGCGCAGTGCAGCGCAGGACTATCTTTCTCACAGGGCAGCGCAGTTTTCCCCCGGTGCAACACAGCCCTTCGACGCGCTCGCGCTCGTCGAGGCGCACTCCGCGGACGGTCGTAGTGCGACGGTGCGGCTGGCCGCCACGTGGCATCCGCCAGTCGTGTCGCTTTTGGTTCCCGACGGCATCCGCCTCGAGGTGACTTCGGTCGCACGTTCCGTCTTCTGGTGA
- a CDS encoding TadE family protein yields MGIRCRALSWRSDDGSAIAEFVMVVGLLTVLTLSVIQLGLALLIRNTVLDAAAEGARFAALADNSLAEGQTRTRDLIVTALGGGYSRDIRATYGDYRGQQAVTITVRTPLPLIGLVGLDGGMEVSGHASVETLDASRP; encoded by the coding sequence ATGGGCATCCGCTGCCGCGCTCTGAGTTGGCGTAGCGACGATGGTTCGGCGATCGCCGAATTCGTGATGGTGGTCGGGTTGCTCACCGTGCTGACGCTGTCTGTCATCCAGCTCGGGCTCGCCCTGCTCATCCGCAACACCGTTCTGGATGCCGCCGCGGAGGGCGCGCGTTTCGCCGCGCTCGCCGACAACTCGCTCGCCGAGGGGCAGACTCGCACACGCGACTTGATCGTTACGGCGCTCGGCGGCGGCTATTCGCGCGACATCCGGGCGACATACGGCGACTATCGCGGGCAACAGGCGGTCACGATCACGGTGCGCACGCCGCTGCCGCTGATCGGGTTGGTCGGGCTCGATGGCGGAATGGAGGTAAGCGGTCATGCGTCAGTGGAAACTCTGGATGCGTCGCGTCCGTGA
- a CDS encoding type II secretion system F family protein, which translates to MSVFAAWGVLCGVGFGLGLWSMLAVLPRLSWPRLADRVAPYVVDISDEARMLTARTTVHPLPLVGALVQPLIGGLRRGVSRTLGGGDTIALRLRQAGSSLTVDGFRSQQLLWGAFGFAAGLAIAVLAGTVVAGSTRPMPAVAQAALPLMLAACGFVAKDWLLKRAARARLRRIAAEFPTVVEFLTLSLAAGEGILDAIRRIARVSSGELARELSGLVADVAIGIPIATALTRVADGIRLPMLTRCVEAITASLERGTPLAEVLRAQAADARAESKRELLESAGKKEVAMLVPLVFLILPTTVLFAIYPGVFVLQSGF; encoded by the coding sequence ATGAGTGTCTTTGCGGCGTGGGGTGTGCTGTGCGGGGTCGGCTTCGGGCTCGGACTCTGGTCAATGCTTGCGGTGCTGCCGCGGTTGAGCTGGCCACGCTTGGCCGACCGGGTCGCGCCATACGTTGTCGACATCTCAGACGAGGCACGCATGCTGACGGCGCGCACCACCGTGCACCCGTTGCCGCTTGTTGGTGCGCTTGTTCAGCCACTGATCGGCGGATTGCGGCGAGGTGTTTCGCGCACACTTGGCGGCGGCGACACCATTGCATTGCGGCTCCGGCAGGCCGGCTCATCCCTGACAGTGGACGGCTTCCGCTCCCAGCAGCTGCTGTGGGGCGCATTCGGCTTCGCCGCCGGGCTCGCGATCGCTGTTCTCGCAGGTACAGTCGTGGCCGGGTCCACCCGGCCGATGCCGGCCGTTGCGCAAGCCGCCCTGCCGCTTATGCTCGCAGCCTGCGGGTTCGTTGCGAAGGACTGGCTCCTCAAACGCGCCGCGCGTGCTCGCCTGCGGCGTATCGCGGCCGAGTTCCCGACCGTGGTCGAATTCCTGACCCTCAGCCTCGCCGCAGGCGAAGGGATTCTGGACGCCATTCGCAGGATCGCCCGCGTCAGCTCTGGCGAACTTGCCCGTGAGCTGTCGGGATTGGTGGCAGATGTGGCCATTGGCATCCCTATTGCAACGGCGTTGACTCGCGTCGCCGACGGCATTCGCCTGCCGATGTTGACGCGCTGCGTAGAGGCGATCACGGCGTCGCTGGAGCGCGGTACCCCGCTGGCCGAAGTATTGCGCGCGCAAGCCGCCGACGCTCGCGCCGAGTCGAAACGCGAGCTGCTGGAATCGGCAGGAAAGAAGGAAGTGGCCATGTTGGTGCCTTTGGTCTTCCTCATTTTGCCGACGACGGTGCTATTCGCAATCTATCCAGGCGTTTTTGTACTGCAGTCCGGTTTCTGA
- a CDS encoding type II secretion system F family protein: MIAAVGLLLGGGLVLVLAPFLWPRVAAAGTARQRHANVLRSSLAQAGLPFVSPTAFLAICALAGIVAAAFTQALVGVVALAAAAAVVGSSLPWLLVRWRRLVRRRESRTVWPDVVDHLVSAVRSGLALPDSVSALAHVGPAATRAAFTEFERDYRATGNFASCLDRLKDALADPVADRILETLRMAREVGGSELTTVLRGLAANLREEAAIRAEVEARQSWVVNAARLGVAAPWIVLVLLASRSEAALAYNTPTGTAVIVCGLALSVVAYRLMIALGRLPEEKRWFR, encoded by the coding sequence GTGATCGCGGCGGTGGGGCTCCTGCTCGGCGGCGGGCTAGTGCTGGTGCTCGCCCCGTTCTTGTGGCCGAGAGTCGCCGCGGCCGGCACCGCACGGCAGCGGCATGCGAATGTTCTGCGCAGCAGTCTGGCGCAGGCCGGACTGCCCTTCGTGAGCCCCACAGCCTTCCTCGCCATCTGCGCGCTAGCTGGAATCGTTGCGGCAGCATTCACTCAGGCATTGGTCGGAGTTGTGGCACTTGCCGCGGCAGCGGCGGTTGTCGGCTCCAGTCTGCCCTGGTTGCTTGTGCGCTGGCGTCGCCTGGTGCGCAGACGTGAAAGCCGCACGGTGTGGCCGGATGTCGTCGATCACCTGGTTTCCGCAGTGCGGTCCGGCCTGGCCCTGCCGGACAGCGTCAGCGCACTCGCTCACGTAGGGCCCGCCGCGACACGTGCGGCGTTCACGGAGTTCGAGCGCGACTATCGGGCCACCGGCAACTTCGCGAGTTGTCTGGATCGGCTCAAAGATGCCCTTGCAGACCCGGTGGCCGATCGCATCCTGGAGACGTTGCGGATGGCTCGCGAGGTCGGCGGCAGCGAACTGACGACCGTGCTGCGCGGTCTCGCCGCGAACCTGCGTGAGGAGGCGGCGATCCGGGCGGAGGTCGAAGCGCGGCAGTCCTGGGTGGTCAACGCCGCTCGACTGGGTGTGGCGGCCCCGTGGATTGTTCTCGTATTGCTGGCGTCGCGATCGGAAGCGGCTCTGGCCTACAACACACCGACCGGCACAGCTGTGATCGTCTGCGGTTTGGCCCTATCGGTCGTCGCATATCGACTGATGATCGCCCTCGGCAGACTTCCCGAGGAGAAGCGGTGGTTCCGATGA
- a CDS encoding CpaF family protein, which translates to MTDAVRLITDRVRERVRHDGADPTLAAARTSQYVHEELRRYSEHALGGSAPMLADEGRAAQEIVASLTGFGALQPYLDDPTIEEIWINAPSRVFVARDGVPELTGTVLADGDVRDLVERMLQSSGRRVDLSSPFVDASLPDGSRLHVVIPDVTRRHWAVNIRKFPKRIRELGQLVALGSLPQQAAEFLRMCVLAGQNILVAGATQAGKTTLLNTLLSAARQNERIVTVEETFELDLIARDVVAMQCRQPSLEGSGEITLRRLIKEALRMRPDRLVVGEVREAESLDLLLALNAGVPGACSIHANSAREALSKLCTLPLLAGSNIDAGFVVPTVASCIDIVVFCELDRHGRRRVSEILAPSGTVTAGTIEASPIFAIRDGLLEATGGHPTKTAKFHAAGLDPAIVLRRGMA; encoded by the coding sequence ATGACCGATGCCGTGCGACTGATCACAGACCGTGTTCGCGAACGGGTGCGCCACGACGGCGCCGACCCGACGCTTGCTGCAGCACGAACATCGCAGTACGTGCACGAGGAGTTGCGCCGCTACAGCGAGCATGCGCTCGGCGGCTCGGCGCCGATGCTGGCCGACGAGGGCCGTGCCGCGCAGGAGATCGTCGCCTCGCTCACCGGGTTCGGTGCGCTCCAGCCCTATCTCGACGACCCGACCATCGAGGAGATCTGGATCAACGCTCCCAGCCGCGTATTCGTTGCCCGGGATGGTGTGCCAGAACTCACCGGCACAGTTTTGGCCGACGGCGACGTGCGCGATCTCGTCGAACGGATGCTGCAATCCTCTGGTCGCCGAGTCGATCTCTCGAGTCCGTTCGTCGACGCGTCGCTGCCGGATGGGTCGCGTTTGCACGTCGTGATCCCCGACGTGACGCGCAGGCACTGGGCGGTGAACATTCGCAAGTTTCCGAAGCGCATCCGCGAGTTGGGTCAGCTGGTTGCGCTCGGTTCCCTTCCGCAACAGGCGGCCGAGTTCTTGCGGATGTGCGTTCTCGCGGGGCAGAACATCCTCGTCGCTGGTGCGACGCAGGCGGGCAAGACCACGCTCTTGAACACATTGCTCTCTGCCGCTCGTCAGAACGAGCGCATCGTCACGGTGGAGGAGACGTTCGAACTCGACCTGATCGCCCGCGATGTTGTCGCAATGCAGTGTCGCCAGCCGAGTCTCGAAGGGAGCGGCGAGATCACGCTACGACGACTGATCAAGGAGGCGTTGCGGATGCGCCCCGACCGTCTGGTCGTCGGTGAAGTGCGTGAGGCGGAGAGCCTCGACTTGCTGCTCGCACTGAATGCCGGGGTGCCGGGCGCCTGTTCGATTCACGCGAACAGCGCACGCGAGGCACTGTCCAAGCTCTGCACGCTGCCGTTGCTGGCCGGCAGCAATATCGATGCGGGCTTCGTCGTGCCGACGGTCGCAAGTTGTATTGACATCGTGGTCTTCTGCGAACTGGATCGGCATGGGCGCCGCAGGGTGAGTGAGATCCTGGCCCCGAGCGGAACGGTGACGGCCGGAACCATCGAGGCCAGCCCGATCTTCGCTATCCGCGACGGATTGCTCGAGGCGACCGGCGGGCATCCGACCAAAACTGCGAAGTTCCATGCTGCAGGCTTGGATCCGGCCATCGTGTTGCGACGGGGCATGGCGTGA
- a CDS encoding DedA family protein, translating to MVHLSSLIPWLDPSTIIDAAGPWALLVVCAIIFAETGLLIGFLLPGDTLLVITGLLTFTAHATANGHGIHIDIWWVCLAIAFSAFLGGEVGYLIGKKAGPRIFERKETGLFSVQNVKRTNAFFERFGGLAVILARFVPVVRTFAPVAAGVGHMNYKKYSLYNFIGAFIWGVGLTLFGYFLGYIPPVADFVKKYIDLILLGAVVVTVIPTLYHYIQSSRKAKKNAASNVPATDDDVALDPKVFGEHAE from the coding sequence GTGGTTCACCTCTCATCCTTGATTCCCTGGCTCGACCCATCGACCATCATCGACGCGGCCGGCCCATGGGCGCTGCTCGTCGTGTGTGCGATCATTTTCGCCGAAACCGGCCTGCTCATCGGCTTCCTGCTGCCGGGCGACACACTCCTGGTCATCACCGGGCTTCTCACCTTCACGGCACACGCCACGGCGAACGGCCACGGCATCCACATCGACATCTGGTGGGTCTGTCTTGCGATCGCGTTCTCGGCATTCCTCGGCGGCGAAGTCGGCTACCTGATCGGCAAGAAAGCCGGCCCGCGCATCTTCGAGCGCAAGGAGACAGGCCTGTTCAGTGTGCAGAACGTAAAACGCACCAACGCATTCTTCGAACGCTTCGGCGGACTAGCCGTGATTCTCGCGCGGTTCGTGCCCGTCGTTCGAACCTTTGCACCGGTCGCTGCCGGCGTCGGGCACATGAACTACAAGAAGTACAGTCTTTACAACTTCATCGGCGCGTTCATCTGGGGCGTCGGGCTGACACTGTTCGGCTACTTCCTCGGCTACATCCCGCCAGTCGCCGATTTCGTGAAGAAATACATCGATTTGATCCTGTTGGGCGCGGTCGTGGTGACCGTGATTCCGACCCTGTATCACTACATCCAGTCCAGCCGAAAGGCAAAGAAGAACGCCGCGAGTAATGTGCCTGCCACCGATGATGATGTGGCACTGGACCCCAAGGTGTTCGGCGAGCACGCAGAGTAA